Proteins from a single region of Chryseobacterium scophthalmum:
- a CDS encoding KTSC domain-containing protein translates to MKKIGDYRKLLEVDNTATLKDLKTIYRNVMKDTHPDKFVNDEEGKLAAEEKSKSVIEAYHFLVSINPETQEKYKEEYTETITTSIITDFYLEKSILKVQHLNGKMFEYIGVPRNTYIKMVNADSPSRFARRHIYGNFTFRKSGEVMAD, encoded by the coding sequence ATGAAAAAAATAGGTGATTACAGAAAACTTCTTGAGGTAGACAATACCGCTACTTTGAAAGATTTGAAAACAATTTACAGAAATGTGATGAAAGATACACATCCTGATAAATTTGTGAATGATGAAGAAGGGAAACTGGCTGCAGAAGAAAAAAGCAAATCTGTGATTGAGGCCTATCATTTTTTGGTAAGCATCAACCCTGAAACGCAGGAAAAATACAAAGAAGAATACACAGAAACGATTACCACTTCAATCATTACTGATTTTTATTTGGAGAAATCTATTTTGAAAGTGCAACATTTGAATGGTAAAATGTTTGAATATATTGGTGTTCCTAGAAATACCTATATCAAAATGGTGAATGCAGATTCGCCAAGTCGTTTCGCAAGAAGACATATCTATGGGAATTTTACCTTTAGAAAGTCTGGTGAAGTGATGGCAGACTAA
- a CDS encoding efflux RND transporter permease subunit: MKLAEISIKRPSLVIVLFTILTLGGLLSYSMMGYELIPKFETNMVTISTVYPGASPSEVETSVTRKIEDAVGSLENVKKVESSSYESLSVIMVQLNTGADVNYALNDAQRKVNAILADLPEDADPPSLQKFSLDDLPIMTLSITSNKLNNKELYDLLDKKIEPIFSRVNGVAQVDLVGGQEREIQVNLDEKKLQGYGLSIGDVQQAILSSNLDFPTGALKTRTSRSTIRLSGKYRDVNEMNNLVVSNKNGAQVRLSDIATVFDSQKDVEKVARFNQNSTILMQVKKQSDANAVAVSELVQKTIAQVQTDYKVQAIKVSIVDDSTDFTLEAADHVIFDLFLAIILVAIVMLLFLHNIRNAFIVMVSIPLSLIATVIGMYLMGYTLNLMSLLGLSLVVGILVDDAIVVLENVYRHMEMGKSRIRAAYDGASEIGFTVTAITMVIVVVFLPIAMSSGLVSDILTQFCITVVIATLFSLLASFTIIPWLSSRYGKLVHLSGKNPFEKFILWFEKQLEKFTHWITGILEWALKSTLRRIMTVIVTFIILIASFMLVAFGFIGGEFFPKMDRGQFLVQMELPKDASVEKTNQITLEVEKYLRADKDVVDMITTVGQQSSGFGGAQATLYQSEIQVILVDKSERNESTDIKSAKIKRALEEKFTGVEFKTAPIGLMGADNAPIEMVVTAQDNETANKEANRILELLKKVPGSVDAELSTDSGNPEVQVNIDRDKMASLGLNLSSVGQTMQTAFNGNTDGKFRAGEYEYDINIRFGDANRQSIEDVRNLMFTNPQGEQIRLSQFAEVKMGSGPSLLERRDKAPSVKVKSKVVGRPVGDVANEWAAKFMDNEKTKPAGVSYIWSGDMENQTEGFGTLGIALLAAIVLVYLVMVSLYDSFVYPFVVLFSIPLALIGVMVILAITGNSINIFTMLGMIMLIGLVAKNAIMIVDFANMRKAAGATTHDALIQANHARLRPILMTTIAMIFGMIPIAIAKGAGAEMNNGLAWVIIGGLTSSLFLTLIIVPVVYSLFDSMLRRMGKHEKPDYEAEMKADYEHRELSEDGFTAKHVD, from the coding sequence ATGAAGTTAGCAGAAATATCCATTAAAAGGCCGTCCCTCGTTATCGTATTATTTACGATCCTTACGTTGGGAGGTTTATTAAGCTACTCCATGATGGGGTACGAGTTGATTCCGAAATTTGAAACTAATATGGTAACCATTTCTACGGTTTATCCGGGAGCTTCACCTTCTGAGGTAGAAACTTCGGTGACCCGAAAGATCGAAGATGCTGTAGGTTCTTTGGAAAACGTAAAAAAGGTAGAATCATCTTCATACGAAAGTTTATCAGTGATCATGGTTCAGTTGAACACAGGTGCTGATGTAAACTATGCTTTGAATGATGCTCAAAGAAAGGTAAATGCTATTTTGGCAGACCTTCCGGAAGATGCAGATCCTCCTTCTTTGCAGAAGTTCTCATTGGATGATCTACCGATCATGACTTTGAGTATTACCAGTAATAAATTGAATAATAAAGAGCTTTATGACCTTTTAGATAAGAAGATCGAGCCTATTTTTTCAAGAGTAAATGGTGTTGCTCAGGTTGACCTTGTTGGTGGACAGGAAAGAGAAATTCAGGTGAATTTAGATGAAAAGAAATTGCAGGGTTACGGTCTTTCTATTGGAGACGTGCAGCAGGCAATTCTTTCTTCTAACTTAGATTTCCCTACAGGTGCTTTGAAGACCAGAACTTCAAGGTCTACCATCAGACTTTCCGGAAAGTATAGAGATGTGAATGAAATGAATAACCTTGTTGTTTCTAATAAAAATGGAGCACAGGTGCGTCTTTCAGATATCGCTACTGTTTTTGACAGCCAAAAAGATGTAGAAAAAGTGGCAAGATTCAATCAGAATTCTACCATTTTAATGCAGGTGAAAAAACAATCTGATGCCAATGCAGTAGCGGTTTCAGAATTGGTTCAGAAAACTATTGCTCAGGTTCAGACAGATTATAAAGTTCAGGCGATCAAAGTAAGTATCGTAGATGACTCTACAGATTTTACGCTTGAAGCAGCAGATCACGTAATTTTCGATTTATTCTTAGCGATTATTTTGGTTGCTATTGTAATGTTGCTATTCCTTCATAATATAAGAAATGCATTTATTGTAATGGTTTCTATTCCATTGTCTTTGATTGCTACGGTGATCGGAATGTATTTAATGGGATATACTTTAAACTTAATGAGTTTACTTGGACTTTCATTGGTGGTAGGTATTCTTGTGGATGATGCGATTGTAGTTTTGGAAAACGTTTACCGCCACATGGAAATGGGGAAAAGCAGAATTCGTGCAGCGTACGATGGAGCTTCAGAAATTGGATTTACGGTAACGGCAATCACGATGGTAATTGTGGTGGTATTCTTACCAATTGCAATGAGTTCGGGCTTGGTATCTGATATCTTAACTCAGTTCTGTATAACGGTTGTTATTGCAACATTGTTTTCATTATTGGCTTCATTTACTATTATTCCTTGGTTATCTTCAAGATATGGTAAATTGGTTCATTTGTCAGGTAAAAATCCTTTCGAGAAATTTATCCTTTGGTTTGAAAAGCAATTGGAGAAATTCACACACTGGATCACAGGAATCTTGGAGTGGGCTTTAAAATCAACTTTAAGAAGAATAATGACCGTAATTGTTACTTTCATTATCTTAATTGCTTCATTTATGTTGGTAGCATTCGGATTTATCGGTGGTGAATTCTTCCCTAAAATGGATAGAGGACAGTTCCTTGTTCAGATGGAATTACCTAAAGATGCTTCTGTAGAAAAAACCAATCAAATAACTCTTGAGGTTGAAAAATATCTTAGAGCAGATAAAGATGTTGTTGATATGATTACAACAGTAGGTCAGCAATCATCAGGTTTTGGTGGTGCACAAGCAACTTTGTATCAGTCAGAAATTCAGGTAATTTTAGTTGATAAATCTGAACGTAATGAAAGTACAGATATTAAATCTGCTAAAATTAAAAGAGCTTTAGAAGAAAAATTCACCGGAGTTGAGTTTAAAACAGCGCCAATCGGATTAATGGGAGCAGACAATGCACCAATCGAAATGGTAGTAACTGCTCAGGATAACGAAACAGCAAACAAAGAAGCAAACAGAATTCTAGAATTGCTTAAGAAAGTTCCTGGTTCTGTAGATGCTGAATTGTCAACTGACTCAGGAAACCCAGAAGTTCAGGTGAATATCGATAGAGATAAAATGGCTTCTTTAGGTTTAAATCTTTCGAGTGTAGGACAAACGATGCAAACTGCATTTAATGGAAATACAGACGGAAAATTCAGAGCTGGAGAGTATGAATATGATATCAACATCCGTTTTGGTGATGCCAACAGACAGTCGATCGAAGATGTAAGAAACTTGATGTTTACAAATCCTCAAGGGGAACAGATAAGACTTAGTCAGTTTGCAGAAGTGAAAATGGGTTCAGGGCCAAGTTTGCTAGAACGTAGAGACAAAGCGCCTTCTGTAAAGGTGAAATCTAAAGTTGTAGGTCGTCCTGTAGGAGATGTTGCCAACGAATGGGCAGCGAAGTTTATGGATAACGAAAAAACAAAACCTGCAGGTGTTTCTTATATCTGGAGTGGTGATATGGAAAACCAGACTGAAGGTTTCGGTACTTTAGGAATTGCTTTATTAGCAGCTATTGTATTGGTTTATTTGGTAATGGTTTCATTGTATGACTCGTTTGTGTATCCGTTTGTGGTATTGTTCTCAATTCCTTTGGCATTGATCGGAGTAATGGTTATTTTGGCCATCACCGGAAATTCAATTAATATCTTTACGATGTTGGGGATGATCATGTTGATTGGTTTGGTTGCGAAAAACGCGATCATGATCGTCGACTTTGCCAATATGAGAAAAGCTGCAGGAGCAACTACGCACGATGCTTTGATTCAGGCAAACCACGCTCGTCTTCGTCCGATCTTGATGACTACTATTGCGATGATCTTCGGTATGATCCCGATCGCAATTGCAAAAGGAGCAGGAGCGGAGATGAACAACGGATTGGCTTGGGTAATCATCGGTGGTTTGACATCATCATTATTCCTTACTTTGATTATTGTACCGGTAGTATATTCACTATTCGACTCAATGTTAAGAAGAATGGGTAAACATGAAAAGCCAGACTATGAAGCTGAAATGAAAGCTGATTACGAACATAGAGAACTAAGTGAAGACGGGTTTACCGCAAAACACGTAGATTAA
- a CDS encoding efflux RND transporter periplasmic adaptor subunit: MKKTLIYIIVAAVLVGLAAWKIADNKKKQDTEVKEVARQVDKINVNVITASRENIDTDYSANGTFLPKQEMQQSSEISGRIVSVLVKEGSKVGAGQTLATIKRDAIEVDVTQAQNNLQNAIIDNQRYENAYKTGGVTKQQLDNSRLQLKNMQAAVRAQGVKINDTSIRAGISGTINKKMVEPGTVVSPGTALFEIVNINSLKLSVLVDESQIGRIQLGQEVPINVNVLPNDSFSGRITFIAPKSDASLNFPVEIEVQNRGNLKAGMYATATFKTNNGAETQNMLTVPAEAFVNGVSSGQLFIVSNGTAKLIKVQTGKVYGDKVQILSGLNGGEQVITSGQINLDNGSKINIVK; the protein is encoded by the coding sequence ATGAAAAAAACTTTAATATATATCATCGTAGCAGCTGTACTTGTTGGTTTGGCAGCTTGGAAAATTGCTGACAACAAAAAGAAGCAAGATACTGAAGTAAAAGAGGTGGCAAGACAGGTTGACAAGATCAACGTGAACGTGATCACTGCTTCAAGAGAAAATATTGATACCGATTACAGCGCAAACGGAACTTTTCTTCCTAAGCAGGAAATGCAGCAGTCTTCTGAGATCTCAGGACGTATTGTAAGCGTTTTGGTAAAAGAAGGTTCAAAAGTTGGAGCCGGACAAACTTTGGCTACTATCAAAAGAGATGCAATCGAAGTTGATGTTACTCAGGCTCAGAATAATTTGCAAAATGCGATTATCGATAACCAACGTTACGAAAATGCTTATAAAACTGGTGGTGTTACTAAACAACAGCTTGATAACTCAAGATTACAGTTGAAAAACATGCAGGCTGCAGTAAGAGCTCAAGGAGTTAAAATTAACGACACAAGCATCAGAGCCGGAATCAGCGGTACCATCAACAAGAAAATGGTGGAACCGGGAACTGTAGTTTCTCCGGGAACAGCTTTATTCGAAATTGTAAATATCAATTCATTGAAGCTTTCGGTTTTGGTTGACGAAAGCCAAATCGGAAGAATTCAGCTAGGTCAGGAAGTTCCAATTAATGTAAATGTTTTACCAAACGATTCTTTCAGCGGAAGAATTACATTTATTGCTCCTAAAAGTGATGCTTCTTTAAACTTCCCAGTAGAAATTGAAGTTCAAAATAGAGGGAATTTGAAAGCGGGTATGTATGCAACTGCGACTTTCAAAACCAACAATGGTGCTGAAACTCAAAATATGTTGACTGTTCCTGCGGAAGCTTTCGTAAACGGTGTAAGTTCAGGACAATTATTTATCGTAAGCAACGGAACTGCTAAATTAATTAAAGTTCAAACCGGAAAAGTGTACGGCGACAAAGTTCAGATCTTAAGCGGATTGAATGGTGGTGAACAAGTAATTACCAGCGGACAAATCAACCTAGATAACGGTTCAAAAATCAATATCGTAAAGTAA
- a CDS encoding TolC family protein produces MNRKRITAKKLKIGVAAAFMMLASSSAYAQQQISLQEAIKQALQNKAEAKKAALQIKKAEYKINEARSGALPQIGATAGVTYNPVIQESLLEFGGERIRAQLGQAWQSQAVVTLNQTIFDQRVFTGLKAAKSTREFYVLNAQLTNEQIIENVATAYYQVFVQEENLKTLNVSYTNTEKVRNVIKSLVDNGLAKGIDLDRTNVQLTNISSSRQQLVNAVELSKNSLKFYMGVPIETDIELEEKTIEPQPQLLADAVNLEGRSELKVLQKNRELLVYNKKATEAYLYPTVGLQANYGWAGMGKKFPLTNGLNNGVLWSDYSAIGLNINIPIFTGGSTKSKIQQAEIDILDLDQDIQNTQLQLSLEYKNAVTNIENSLINIESMKNNVTLAEKVQKDTQSNYQYGLATLTEVLDSENALTDAKQNYTTALLDYKQAEIKLIKAKGELNTLQNP; encoded by the coding sequence ATGAACAGAAAACGTATAACTGCTAAAAAGCTCAAAATTGGTGTAGCTGCAGCATTTATGATGTTGGCCTCTTCATCAGCTTATGCGCAACAGCAGATTTCTCTGCAGGAAGCTATTAAACAGGCGTTGCAAAATAAAGCTGAAGCTAAAAAAGCGGCTTTACAGATTAAAAAAGCAGAGTACAAAATCAATGAGGCCAGATCTGGAGCTTTACCTCAGATTGGGGCTACTGCAGGAGTAACTTACAATCCGGTAATTCAGGAGTCATTGCTTGAATTTGGAGGCGAAAGAATTCGTGCACAATTGGGGCAGGCTTGGCAATCACAAGCGGTAGTGACTCTTAATCAGACTATTTTTGATCAGAGAGTTTTTACAGGTCTTAAAGCAGCAAAATCTACAAGAGAATTTTATGTTTTAAATGCTCAATTGACGAACGAACAGATTATTGAAAATGTAGCAACAGCTTATTATCAGGTTTTTGTACAGGAAGAAAATCTTAAAACTTTAAATGTAAGTTACACCAATACTGAAAAAGTAAGAAATGTAATTAAAAGTTTAGTAGATAATGGTTTGGCAAAAGGAATCGATTTAGATCGTACGAATGTTCAGTTGACGAATATCAGTTCGAGCAGACAACAATTGGTCAATGCAGTAGAACTTTCAAAAAACTCTTTGAAGTTTTATATGGGAGTTCCTATTGAAACTGATATTGAGCTTGAAGAAAAAACGATTGAACCTCAACCTCAGCTTTTGGCAGATGCTGTAAATCTTGAAGGTCGTTCTGAATTGAAAGTTCTTCAGAAAAACAGAGAGCTTTTAGTGTATAACAAGAAAGCTACTGAAGCCTATCTTTATCCTACTGTTGGATTGCAGGCAAACTACGGTTGGGCTGGAATGGGTAAAAAATTCCCTTTAACAAACGGATTGAATAACGGAGTTCTTTGGAGTGACTATTCTGCGATTGGTTTAAATATAAACATTCCGATTTTTACGGGTGGTTCTACGAAATCAAAAATTCAGCAGGCTGAAATTGATATCTTAGATCTTGATCAGGATATTCAGAATACACAGCTTCAGTTAAGTCTTGAATATAAAAATGCAGTAACCAATATTGAAAATTCATTGATCAATATTGAAAGCATGAAAAACAACGTAACACTTGCCGAAAAAGTACAAAAAGATACGCAATCAAATTATCAGTACGGTTTAGCAACGCTTACGGAAGTTTTAGATTCTGAAAATGCATTAACAGATGCAAAACAGAATTATACAACTGCTTTATTAGACTACAAACAGGCTGAAATTAAATTAATAAAAGCTAAAGGCGAGCTTAATACTTTACAAAACCCATAA
- a CDS encoding TetR/AcrR family transcriptional regulator, with the protein MSKQEKKDQTQELIKQTAKNLFFVQGKFDATTQEIADEAGVNRTLINYYFRSRDNLIQIIFDEAHRVEKEKSELIMNSDLPFKEKIANFIDGSLQTSLQYPYLETYIVSQINKGSCHKRDVEEDELKKLYADIEKEMELGNIEKMAPVQFVLNMISLLVFPSAVRPLFLENMMIDDKEFDALIADRKDIILNMLFKN; encoded by the coding sequence ATGTCAAAACAAGAAAAAAAAGATCAAACCCAAGAGTTAATCAAGCAAACCGCAAAGAATTTATTCTTTGTACAGGGTAAGTTTGATGCCACAACGCAGGAAATAGCAGATGAAGCAGGTGTCAATAGAACACTTATCAATTATTATTTCAGATCCAGAGATAACCTGATCCAGATTATTTTTGATGAAGCTCACCGAGTAGAAAAAGAAAAGTCTGAATTGATTATGAATTCAGATCTGCCTTTCAAAGAGAAGATTGCCAATTTTATCGATGGCAGTTTACAGACAAGCCTTCAATATCCTTATCTGGAGACCTATATTGTTTCACAGATCAATAAAGGAAGCTGTCATAAAAGAGATGTTGAAGAAGACGAACTGAAAAAACTGTATGCAGATATTGAAAAAGAAATGGAATTAGGGAACATCGAAAAGATGGCACCTGTGCAATTTGTACTCAATATGATTTCGCTGCTGGTGTTTCCAAGTGCGGTGCGTCCTCTCTTTTTAGAGAATATGATGATTGATGATAAAGAGTTTGATGCGTTAATCGCAGACCGAAAAGATATCATTCTTAACATGCTTTTTAAAAATTAA